In Lachnospiraceae bacterium, one DNA window encodes the following:
- the guaA gene encoding glutamine-hydrolyzing GMP synthase — protein MKRLDHRFIIQKLGGRLVNREKIIVIDFGGQYNQLVARRVRECNVYCEIYSYRTDIEKIKEMNPKGIILTGGPNSVYEEGAATCSKELFELGIPVLGLCYGAQLMMHLLGGHVCKAPVREYGKIEVTVDNNSKLFKNVSEKTICWMSHNDYIEKEAPGFKIIAHTDNCPVAAVEWEEKNLYAIQYHPEVLHTVEGTKMLSNFVYNVCGCAGDWKMDAFVENTIKTIREKVGNGKVLCALSGGVDSSVAAVMLAKAVGDQLTCVFVDHGLLRKNEGDEVEEVFGPNGPYNLNFIRVNAQDRFYSKLAGVEEPERKRKIIGEEFIRVFEEEAKKIGAVDFLVQGTIYPDVVESGLGGESAVIKSHHNVGGLPDYVDFKEIIEPLRNLFKDEVRKAGLELGIPEKLVYRQPFPGPGLGIRIIGEVTAEKVKMVQEADAIYREEIANAGLDRSIGQYFAALTNMRSVGVMGDERTYDYAIALRAVNTIDFMTAEAAEIPWEVLGKVASRIVNEVKHVNRVLYDCTGKPPATIEFE, from the coding sequence ATGAAACGGTTGGATCATCGTTTTATCATACAAAAATTAGGAGGAAGACTCGTGAACAGAGAGAAGATTATTGTGATCGACTTTGGCGGTCAGTACAATCAGCTGGTTGCCCGCCGTGTACGTGAGTGCAATGTTTATTGTGAGATCTATTCTTACAGAACTGATATTGAAAAGATCAAAGAAATGAATCCAAAGGGCATCATTTTAACCGGAGGACCAAACAGTGTATATGAAGAAGGTGCTGCTACCTGTAGCAAAGAACTGTTTGAACTGGGAATCCCGGTACTGGGCCTGTGCTATGGCGCACAGCTGATGATGCATTTACTGGGTGGTCATGTATGCAAGGCACCTGTTCGTGAGTACGGAAAGATCGAAGTAACCGTAGACAACAACAGCAAGTTATTTAAGAACGTATCTGAAAAGACGATCTGCTGGATGAGCCACAACGATTACATCGAAAAAGAAGCTCCTGGATTTAAGATCATTGCCCACACAGATAACTGTCCGGTAGCAGCTGTTGAATGGGAAGAGAAGAACTTGTATGCGATCCAGTATCATCCGGAAGTGCTTCATACTGTAGAAGGAACCAAGATGCTGTCCAACTTTGTATACAATGTCTGTGGCTGTGCAGGCGACTGGAAGATGGATGCTTTTGTTGAAAATACCATCAAAACTATACGGGAGAAAGTTGGAAACGGAAAAGTGCTGTGTGCACTGTCTGGTGGAGTAGACTCTTCTGTAGCAGCTGTTATGCTGGCAAAAGCAGTTGGTGATCAGCTGACCTGTGTATTTGTAGATCATGGTCTTCTGCGTAAAAACGAGGGTGATGAAGTAGAAGAGGTATTCGGACCAAACGGCCCATATAATTTAAACTTTATCCGTGTTAATGCCCAGGATCGTTTTTATAGCAAATTAGCAGGTGTGGAAGAGCCAGAAAGAAAACGTAAGATCATTGGCGAAGAATTTATCCGTGTATTTGAGGAAGAAGCAAAGAAGATCGGTGCTGTAGACTTCCTGGTACAGGGAACCATTTATCCGGACGTTGTAGAGAGCGGTCTGGGAGGCGAATCTGCAGTGATCAAGTCCCACCACAATGTAGGAGGACTTCCTGACTATGTAGATTTTAAGGAGATCATCGAGCCTCTCCGTAATCTGTTCAAGGACGAAGTACGTAAAGCTGGTTTAGAGCTTGGTATTCCGGAAAAACTGGTATACCGTCAGCCATTCCCAGGTCCGGGTCTTGGAATCCGTATCATTGGTGAAGTAACTGCTGAAAAAGTAAAGATGGTACAGGAAGCAGATGCTATCTACCGCGAAGAGATTGCAAATGCAGGACTTGACCGCAGTATTGGCCAGTATTTCGCAGCATTGACAAATATGCGTTCCGTAGGTGTTATGGGTGACGAAAGAACTTATGACTATGCCATCGCATTAAGAGCCGTAAACACCATTGATTTCATGACTGCAGAAGCAGCAGAGATCCCGTGGGAAGTACTTGGAAAAGTAGCAAGCAGAATTGTTAATGAAGTGAAGCATGTAAACAGAGTATTGTATGATTGCACTGGTAAGCCACCGGCAACGATTGAGTTTGAGTAG
- a CDS encoding aminopeptidase — MDYRTILQEENDAVRERLDLSMERVTAMEEEDIRQPYGNYFRCVSRFILMIGELVKERQEGRKLFLTQLQERNHRLYEDILPEHYEESFANPDYAVKELGEGYGQILSALYTEIRGDIVYAFEMRLENIAILNEVFLEVYNLFVQAWEEGADCPKEQQIKDAFYWYVSDYSDLMLPWRIREGLDPKLSFAKDIIMESDLNDLSYLYEFGEYISQSELKLAAFMNTLPQETVDKMADTYTEGYRKGFSVMGRDITQKKTVVIEYQLGFERMIREAVKNFRKMGLEPIFYRAAVESLNRRPNGKRGYFGASANKQYDYDHRYDSALYMGNAFKERKLSILKAAYEQYSELASWCAGPAVVETFGEEGFTPVNKKTALGLNDHQQELTLAYANESRQVINQYMPGDETSFTIIAFPKPEIGPDFEDIFRETIAINTLDYEKYQKIQQKLIDALDKADHVEITGRDGNETSMKVQLHTLTDPAKQSNFENCVSDVNIPLGEVFTSPVLTGTQGILHVKEVYVEDYLFKDLRMVFKDGKVTEFGCGNFPESEEQGKDLVKQVIMRGHSWLPLGEFAIGTNTTAYAMAQKYQIGSKLPILIAEKTGPHFAVGDTCYSFAEDSPMYNPDGKEVIARDNEISLLRKEDMSKAYFSCHTDITVPYSELGDIVAVGKDGSRITLIRQGRFALEGTQGLNEALGQ; from the coding sequence ATGGATTACAGAACAATTTTACAGGAAGAAAACGATGCCGTAAGAGAACGGCTGGACCTTTCTATGGAGCGTGTGACAGCCATGGAAGAAGAGGATATCCGGCAGCCTTACGGCAATTATTTTAGATGTGTTTCCCGTTTTATCCTTATGATCGGGGAACTGGTAAAAGAAAGACAGGAAGGAAGGAAGCTTTTTCTCACCCAATTACAGGAGCGAAATCACAGGCTTTACGAAGATATTTTGCCGGAACATTATGAAGAAAGCTTTGCAAATCCGGACTATGCGGTAAAAGAGCTGGGAGAAGGCTATGGACAGATATTGTCTGCTCTTTATACAGAGATCAGGGGAGACATTGTTTATGCTTTTGAAATGCGTCTGGAAAATATCGCTATCTTAAACGAAGTCTTTCTGGAGGTATATAACCTGTTTGTACAGGCATGGGAAGAAGGAGCAGACTGCCCTAAAGAACAGCAGATCAAAGATGCTTTTTACTGGTATGTCAGCGATTATTCAGATCTGATGCTTCCGTGGCGGATCAGAGAAGGCCTGGATCCGAAGCTTTCTTTTGCAAAAGATATTATCATGGAAAGTGATTTAAATGATCTTTCCTATTTATATGAGTTTGGTGAGTATATTTCCCAGTCTGAGTTAAAGCTGGCGGCTTTTATGAACACACTTCCCCAGGAAACTGTGGATAAAATGGCAGATACCTATACAGAAGGTTATCGTAAAGGTTTTTCTGTTATGGGACGGGATATTACCCAAAAGAAGACTGTGGTTATAGAATACCAGCTGGGCTTTGAACGGATGATCCGGGAAGCTGTTAAGAATTTCCGGAAAATGGGACTGGAACCGATTTTCTATCGGGCTGCGGTAGAGTCCTTAAACCGCAGACCAAATGGCAAGAGAGGCTATTTTGGTGCTTCTGCTAACAAACAGTATGATTATGATCACCGCTATGACAGTGCCCTTTATATGGGCAATGCCTTTAAAGAGAGAAAACTTTCTATATTAAAGGCTGCGTATGAACAGTACAGTGAGCTGGCTTCCTGGTGCGCAGGCCCGGCTGTAGTAGAGACCTTTGGCGAGGAAGGCTTTACGCCGGTAAATAAGAAAACTGCCCTTGGGTTAAATGACCATCAGCAGGAGCTGACTTTAGCTTATGCAAATGAGTCACGCCAGGTCATCAACCAGTATATGCCGGGAGATGAGACCAGCTTTACGATCATTGCTTTCCCGAAGCCGGAGATCGGACCGGATTTTGAGGATATTTTCCGTGAGACCATTGCCATAAATACACTGGATTACGAAAAATACCAGAAGATCCAGCAGAAGCTGATCGATGCTTTAGATAAGGCTGATCATGTGGAGATCACAGGACGGGATGGAAATGAAACATCCATGAAAGTGCAGCTCCATACACTGACCGATCCTGCAAAGCAGAGCAATTTTGAAAACTGTGTATCAGATGTGAATATCCCATTAGGAGAAGTATTTACTTCTCCTGTGCTTACAGGAACGCAAGGAATTCTCCATGTAAAAGAGGTCTATGTGGAAGATTATCTCTTTAAAGATCTGCGTATGGTATTTAAAGATGGAAAAGTGACAGAGTTTGGCTGCGGAAACTTTCCGGAATCTGAGGAACAGGGAAAAGATCTGGTAAAGCAGGTGATCATGCGTGGCCACAGCTGGCTTCCACTGGGGGAATTTGCCATTGGAACTAATACTACAGCTTATGCAATGGCTCAGAAATATCAGATCGGAAGCAAGCTTCCGATCCTTATTGCAGAAAAAACCGGTCCCCACTTTGCAGTGGGAGATACCTGCTACAGCTTTGCAGAAGACTCTCCTATGTACAATCCGGATGGTAAGGAAGTGATCGCCAGAGACAACGAGATATCCCTTTTAAGAAAAGAGGATATGTCAAAGGCATATTTCAGCTGCCATACAGATATCACAGTTCCTTATTCAGAACTGGGAGATATTGTGGCCGTAGGAAAAGACGGCAGCAGGATCACATTAATCAGACAGGGGAGATTTGCATTAGAGGGAACACAAGGTTTAAATGAAGCTCTTGGTCAGTAA
- a CDS encoding GTP pyrophosphokinase, protein MVDKTAFLKAYNIDEDDFKAADISWEELAAIYDDYLSKEEKLREIGKDFVNDYLYDIERAGIHSYRYRTKNPGHLLEKIIRKRKEDPEKFKDLNRNNYYKYMTDLIGIRVFFLYREDWIYFHKYITTVFENDPDIYVKDRGQDFDEDPSHCYIAERPKVYRRNGDTRIYDEKLIDIKSDGIYRSLHYIIKYKGYYVEIQGRTLFEEGWSEIDHDIVYPYYKDDEMLKDFSTLLNRLSGMADEMSSYFRRMRSVREEQGLLTHHSAEDEK, encoded by the coding sequence ATGGTGGATAAAACTGCGTTCTTAAAAGCCTATAACATTGACGAAGATGATTTTAAGGCAGCTGACATTTCTTGGGAAGAGCTGGCAGCGATCTATGATGATTATCTGTCAAAAGAAGAAAAACTCCGGGAGATCGGCAAAGACTTTGTCAATGATTATCTCTATGATATTGAGCGGGCGGGAATTCATTCCTACCGATACCGTACCAAAAATCCGGGACATCTTTTGGAGAAGATCATACGAAAACGGAAAGAAGATCCGGAGAAATTCAAAGATCTTAACAGGAATAATTATTATAAATACATGACCGACCTGATCGGTATCCGTGTATTTTTCCTTTACCGGGAAGATTGGATCTATTTCCACAAATATATTACCACTGTATTTGAAAATGACCCAGACATTTATGTAAAGGACAGAGGACAGGATTTTGACGAAGATCCATCCCATTGCTATATTGCAGAGCGTCCAAAGGTGTACCGGAGAAATGGTGATACCCGGATTTATGATGAAAAGCTGATCGACATTAAATCAGACGGAATCTACCGTTCTCTCCACTATATTATCAAATACAAAGGATATTATGTAGAGATCCAGGGAAGAACGCTGTTTGAGGAAGGCTGGAGTGAGATCGACCATGACATTGTCTATCCATATTATAAAGATGATGAAATGTTAAAGGATTTTTCCACCTTGTTAAACCGCCTTTCCGGTATGGCTGATGAGATGAGTTCCTATTTTCGCAGGATGCGAAGTGTGAGAGAAGAACAGGGATTACTGACACATCATTCGGCAGAAGATGAAAAATAA
- a CDS encoding ABC transporter ATP-binding protein/permease, giving the protein MKNNGKAMAKAGKKTFLRLIRTIFGFFPVLLPLVLIGILFNAIVGSIPAVFMQKVIAVVEQNWQSGEWNGCKDEILRYTGILLTLYGLALAASIFYNRKMAEITQGTLKKLREKMFNSMQDFPVKYFDTHNHGDIMSYYTNDIDTLRQLISQSIPQFLNSAVMVTTVFCVMLYYSIWMALVVVAGVVLMLNIIKKVGGSSAKFFIQQQKAIGRTEGFVEEMMNGQKVIKVFCHEEESEKTFDAINDELFHVSETANKYANTLGPILNNIGNLLYVAVALAGSLFLMFKVPNLSISRLPFSISIVVPFLNMTKQFAGNINQVSQQINAVVMGMAGAERIFGLLDEKPEEDEGYVTLVNAVENPDGTLSEHKERTGVWAWKHPHSDGTVTYTRLTGDVRFENVDFGYDPGKTVLHNITLYAEPGQKVAFVGATGAGKTTITNLINRFYDISDGTIRYDGINIRKIKKSDLRHSLGIVLQDTNLFTGTVMENIRYSNPDATDDECIGAAKLAGAHDFITRLPEGYETAITGNGENLSQGQRQLISIARAAAADPPVMILDEATSSIDTRTEAIVQRGMDALMQGRTVFVIAHRLSTVRNSDVIMVLEQGHIIERGSHDKLIEEKGKYYQLYTGAFELE; this is encoded by the coding sequence ATGAAGAATAATGGAAAAGCCATGGCAAAGGCTGGAAAAAAGACGTTTTTGCGCCTGATCCGCACCATTTTCGGATTTTTCCCGGTGCTGTTGCCTCTGGTACTCATAGGTATTTTATTTAATGCTATTGTAGGTTCTATTCCGGCAGTTTTTATGCAGAAGGTTATTGCTGTGGTAGAACAGAACTGGCAGTCCGGTGAGTGGAATGGCTGTAAGGATGAGATACTGCGTTATACAGGTATCCTTCTTACACTTTATGGTCTGGCGCTGGCGGCTTCTATCTTCTATAACCGGAAAATGGCTGAGATCACCCAGGGAACTTTAAAGAAGCTGCGTGAAAAAATGTTCAATAGTATGCAGGATTTTCCTGTAAAATATTTTGACACTCATAATCATGGGGATATTATGAGTTACTATACCAATGATATTGACACGCTGCGTCAGCTGATCTCCCAGAGTATTCCGCAGTTTTTAAATTCTGCTGTTATGGTAACGACAGTATTCTGCGTCATGCTTTACTACAGTATCTGGATGGCGCTGGTGGTAGTTGCAGGTGTTGTACTCATGCTGAATATTATAAAGAAAGTAGGGGGAAGCTCTGCAAAATTCTTTATCCAGCAGCAGAAAGCTATTGGTAGGACAGAAGGTTTTGTGGAAGAGATGATGAATGGCCAGAAGGTCATTAAGGTGTTCTGCCATGAAGAAGAAAGCGAAAAGACTTTTGATGCTATTAATGATGAGCTGTTCCATGTGTCTGAAACGGCTAATAAATACGCAAATACCCTGGGACCGATCTTAAACAATATTGGTAACCTGCTGTATGTGGCAGTAGCCCTTGCAGGAAGCTTATTCCTGATGTTTAAAGTGCCTAATTTAAGCATTTCCCGGTTACCATTTTCTATTAGTATCGTAGTGCCGTTCTTAAACATGACCAAGCAGTTTGCAGGAAACATCAACCAGGTTTCCCAGCAGATCAATGCCGTTGTCATGGGTATGGCAGGTGCGGAACGTATTTTTGGCCTGTTAGATGAAAAGCCAGAGGAAGATGAAGGATATGTAACACTTGTAAATGCAGTGGAAAATCCTGACGGAACTCTTTCAGAGCACAAAGAACGTACCGGTGTCTGGGCATGGAAACATCCCCACAGCGATGGAACGGTTACTTATACCAGGCTGACAGGTGATGTGCGTTTTGAAAATGTAGATTTTGGTTATGATCCTGGTAAGACAGTTCTTCATAATATTACACTGTATGCAGAACCTGGCCAGAAGGTAGCTTTTGTAGGTGCGACTGGTGCCGGAAAGACTACCATTACCAATCTGATCAATCGTTTTTATGATATTTCTGATGGAACCATCCGTTATGATGGCATCAATATCAGGAAGATCAAAAAGTCGGATCTGCGCCATTCTTTGGGTATTGTTTTACAGGATACCAACCTGTTTACCGGCACTGTAATGGAAAATATCCGCTACAGTAACCCGGATGCAACAGATGACGAGTGCATAGGAGCAGCAAAACTGGCCGGTGCCCATGACTTTATCACCCGTCTGCCGGAAGGCTATGAGACTGCTATTACCGGAAATGGTGAGAATTTATCCCAGGGACAGAGACAGCTGATCTCTATTGCCAGAGCAGCCGCTGCAGATCCGCCGGTTATGATCTTAGACGAGGCAACATCATCTATTGATACACGTACAGAAGCCATCGTACAGCGGGGAATGGATGCCCTGATGCAGGGACGTACTGTATTTGTTATTGCACATAGACTATCCACAGTGCGTAACTCCGATGTGATCATGGTGCTGGAGCAGGGCCACATCATCGAGCGCGGAAGCCATGATAAGCTGATCGAAGAAAAAGGAAAATACTATCAGCTATATACAGGAGCTTTCGAACTGGAGTAG
- a CDS encoding ABC transporter ATP-binding protein/permease produces the protein MLKVLSKCIREYKQASLKAPLMVSLEVVMECIIPFVIARLVNQMKAGAGFREIAMYGLVLVIMATLSLIFGITAGNACATASCGFAKNVRKDLFYKIQDFSFENIDRFSSSSLVTRLTTDVTNVQMAYMMIVRIAIRAPLMLVFAFVMAFIMGGRMACIFIIVVPILGIGLFSIIRLVMPLFRAVFNKYDALNNSVQENIKGIRVVKSYVREEYEKEKFDRAAEDVCGDFTRAEKILAFNNPLMQFCLYTVTIFVLSFGSYTIITSRGLDLDVGQFSALLTYSFQILSSLMMLSMVFVMITLASESAKRIVEVLEEKSSLVNPENPVYEVKDGSVDFENVSFKYSKKAERNALENINLHINSGETIGIIGGTGSSKSTLIQLISRLYDTTEGVVKVGGRDVREYDLKTLRNQVAVVLQKNILFSGTIEENLRWGDKNATPEEMAHACKLAQADEFVLRFPDKYKSYIEQGGANVSGGQKQRLCIARALLKKPKILILDDSTSAVDTKTDAMIRSGFKEFIPETTKIIIAQRISSVQEADHIIVMDGGKIQAVGNHEELMKTSPIYREVYESQNKGGGQDEE, from the coding sequence ATGCTGAAAGTTTTATCAAAATGCATCCGTGAGTATAAGCAGGCATCCCTGAAAGCCCCTTTGATGGTATCACTGGAAGTGGTGATGGAGTGTATTATTCCATTTGTCATTGCACGGCTGGTGAACCAGATGAAGGCAGGTGCCGGTTTTAGGGAAATCGCCATGTATGGTCTGGTACTGGTCATTATGGCTACGCTTTCTCTTATATTCGGTATTACTGCAGGTAATGCCTGTGCCACTGCTTCCTGCGGGTTTGCAAAGAACGTGAGAAAAGACCTGTTTTACAAGATCCAGGATTTTTCTTTTGAAAACATTGACCGTTTTTCATCTTCATCTTTAGTTACACGTCTGACTACAGATGTGACTAATGTACAGATGGCTTATATGATGATCGTCCGTATTGCCATACGTGCCCCATTAATGCTTGTTTTTGCCTTTGTCATGGCATTTATCATGGGCGGCAGAATGGCATGTATTTTTATCATTGTAGTGCCCATACTGGGAATTGGTCTTTTTTCCATTATCCGCCTGGTCATGCCGCTGTTCCGCGCTGTATTTAACAAATATGATGCTTTAAATAACTCTGTTCAGGAAAACATTAAGGGCATCCGTGTTGTGAAATCTTATGTGCGGGAGGAGTATGAAAAAGAGAAGTTTGACCGTGCAGCAGAAGATGTATGCGGTGATTTTACCCGTGCAGAAAAGATCCTTGCATTTAACAATCCACTGATGCAGTTCTGCCTGTATACAGTTACGATTTTTGTGCTGTCCTTTGGTTCTTATACGATCATCACCAGCCGGGGACTGGATTTGGATGTAGGACAGTTTTCCGCTCTTTTAACCTATAGTTTCCAGATCTTAAGCAGTCTTATGATGCTGTCCATGGTCTTTGTTATGATCACACTGGCTTCTGAGTCTGCAAAGCGAATTGTAGAAGTTCTGGAAGAAAAGAGCAGTCTGGTAAATCCGGAAAATCCGGTTTACGAGGTAAAGGACGGTTCTGTTGATTTTGAAAATGTAAGCTTTAAATATTCTAAAAAGGCAGAGAGAAACGCTCTGGAGAACATTAACCTTCATATTAATTCCGGTGAGACTATTGGTATTATTGGTGGAACCGGTTCTTCAAAGTCTACTTTGATCCAGCTGATCTCCCGTCTGTATGATACCACAGAAGGTGTGGTAAAGGTGGGGGGAAGAGATGTAAGGGAATATGACCTTAAGACACTGCGAAACCAGGTTGCTGTTGTTTTACAGAAGAATATCCTGTTTTCAGGTACTATTGAAGAAAACCTGCGCTGGGGTGATAAAAATGCCACTCCAGAGGAAATGGCCCATGCCTGCAAGCTGGCTCAGGCAGATGAATTTGTTCTCCGTTTCCCGGATAAGTACAAGTCCTACATTGAACAGGGCGGTGCTAATGTTTCAGGTGGCCAGAAGCAGAGACTTTGTATTGCAAGAGCACTTCTTAAAAAGCCAAAGATCCTGATCTTAGATGATTCTACCAGTGCAGTAGATACAAAGACAGATGCAATGATCCGGAGCGGATTTAAGGAATTTATCCCTGAAACTACAAAGATCATTATCGCACAGCGTATTTCATCTGTTCAGGAAGCTGATCATATTATTGTAATGGATGGCGGAAAGATCCAGGCAGTTGGAAATCACGAAGAGCTGATGAAAACCAGCCCGATCTACAGGGAAGTATATGAATCACAGAACAAAGGAGGCGGTCAGGATGAAGAATAA
- the mgtE gene encoding magnesium transporter: protein MENKIQVQDHSQEILSVIRSNASPGILRNKLEDYHENDLADIFPELTLAERRKICRILDTNMLSDIFEHIDQKQAAEYLDEMDIKKAASILSAMETDSVVDVLKMTPKEKRALLTELLDDDAKKDIAVIAAFDEDEIGSWMTTNCIVIRENLTVKQAMSSLVEQAAKNDNISTIFMVTEDQTFYGAMDLKDLIIARQDSALEDLIVTSYPYVYGHELIDDCIEKLKDYSEDSIPVLNNNNKLLGVITSQSIVDLVDDEMGEDYAKFAGLTAEEDLKEPLKESLKKRLPWLLVLLALGMVVSSVVGLFEQVVSQLTLIMCFQSLILDMAGNVGTQSLAVTIRVLMDESLTGKQKLELVWKEMRIAFSNGLILGILSFAAIGLYIVIAKGKPFAFAYAVSGCIGAALLSAMVISGAVGTCIPLFFKKINVDPAVASGPLITTVNDLVAVISYYGLSWILLINIMHLAG from the coding sequence ATGGAAAACAAAATTCAAGTTCAGGACCACAGCCAGGAGATTCTGTCTGTGATCCGAAGCAATGCCTCACCAGGCATTCTGAGAAACAAACTGGAAGATTACCATGAAAATGACCTTGCTGACATTTTCCCGGAACTGACATTAGCAGAGCGGCGCAAGATCTGCCGTATCCTTGATACAAATATGCTTTCTGACATTTTTGAGCATATCGATCAGAAACAGGCTGCTGAATATCTGGATGAAATGGATATAAAAAAAGCTGCTTCTATCCTTTCTGCCATGGAAACAGACTCTGTTGTGGATGTATTAAAAATGACTCCCAAGGAAAAACGTGCCCTTCTTACAGAACTGCTGGATGATGACGCAAAAAAGGATATTGCTGTGATCGCTGCATTCGATGAAGATGAGATCGGCAGCTGGATGACCACAAATTGTATTGTGATCCGTGAAAACCTTACTGTAAAGCAGGCCATGAGCAGTCTGGTAGAACAGGCCGCTAAAAATGACAATATTTCCACCATTTTCATGGTAACAGAAGATCAGACCTTTTATGGTGCAATGGATCTGAAAGATCTGATCATTGCCCGACAGGATTCCGCCTTAGAGGATCTGATCGTTACCTCTTATCCTTATGTATATGGTCACGAACTGATCGATGACTGTATTGAAAAACTGAAAGACTATTCTGAGGACTCTATCCCAGTCCTTAATAATAACAATAAACTGCTTGGTGTTATCACTTCCCAGAGCATCGTAGACCTGGTAGATGATGAAATGGGTGAAGATTACGCAAAGTTCGCAGGTCTGACTGCTGAAGAAGATTTAAAAGAACCTTTAAAAGAAAGTTTAAAAAAACGTCTTCCATGGCTGTTAGTCCTGTTAGCTCTTGGTATGGTCGTTTCCTCTGTTGTAGGTCTTTTTGAACAGGTTGTAAGCCAGCTGACGCTGATCATGTGCTTCCAGTCCCTGATCTTAGACATGGCCGGAAACGTTGGTACCCAGTCTCTGGCTGTTACCATCCGCGTACTTATGGACGAATCTCTTACAGGCAAACAGAAACTGGAGCTGGTATGGAAGGAAATGCGTATTGCTTTCTCAAATGGTCTGATCCTTGGCATTCTTTCTTTTGCAGCCATTGGTTTATACATTGTGATCGCAAAGGGAAAACCTTTCGCATTTGCTTATGCTGTATCCGGCTGTATCGGAGCTGCACTGCTTTCGGCAATGGTAATCTCCGGTGCTGTAGGCACATGTATCCCGCTGTTCTTTAAGAAGATCAATGTTGACCCGGCAGTTGCTTCCGGTCCACTGATCACAACGGTAAACGACTTAGTAGCTGTTATTTCCTATTATGGACTAAGCTGGATCTTACTGATCAATATCATGCATCTGGCTGGTTAA
- a CDS encoding FAD-binding oxidoreductase yields the protein MDQYNTLTPEIISKLKEVSDHILTGDDINPDFSRDEMPIYGTHMPDLVVQPRSTEEVAAVMKICYENTIPVTPRGAGTGLAGGAVPLLGGVLLDMSKMNRILNYDLENFVVNIESGVLLNDLAADCLTKGMMYPPDPGEKFACVGGNVATNAGGMRAVKYGSTRDYVRAMTVVLPTGEITHLGATVSKTSSGYSLLNLMIGSEGTLGIITELTLKIIPSPKASASLIVPFEDLKTALETVPKLKMSSLNPQAIEFMEREIVLASERHTGRSVFPQEMGGQPVGAYLLITLDSDSEDQLYTLLEQAAELVLDAGAMDVLVADSPAKMRDAWAARSAFLEVIMEETKLLDECDVVVPVTKIASYLEFVNKAGEECGLVIRSFGHAGDGNLHIYECSNDLTEEEFKKRVDKFFDIIYKEACAQGGLVSGEHGIGSGKIQYLIDSIGETNMALMEGIKRVFDPKMILNPGKVCYRL from the coding sequence ATGGATCAGTATAACACTCTCACACCTGAGATTATTTCTAAATTAAAAGAGGTATCAGACCATATCCTTACCGGCGATGATATCAACCCTGATTTTTCCAGGGATGAAATGCCTATTTATGGCACACATATGCCAGACCTGGTAGTTCAGCCACGTTCCACTGAAGAAGTAGCTGCTGTTATGAAAATCTGCTATGAAAATACGATTCCTGTCACTCCAAGAGGTGCCGGAACTGGACTTGCAGGAGGTGCAGTTCCCCTTCTTGGCGGTGTTCTCCTTGACATGTCTAAGATGAACCGGATCTTAAACTATGATCTGGAAAATTTTGTTGTAAATATCGAAAGCGGTGTTCTTTTGAATGATCTTGCTGCTGACTGTCTGACAAAAGGCATGATGTATCCGCCAGATCCAGGTGAAAAATTTGCCTGTGTAGGTGGAAATGTTGCTACCAATGCCGGAGGCATGCGCGCTGTAAAATATGGTTCCACCAGGGATTACGTACGTGCTATGACTGTTGTTCTTCCAACCGGTGAGATCACCCACCTTGGTGCTACTGTTTCCAAGACCTCTTCCGGCTATTCCCTGTTAAACCTGATGATCGGTTCTGAAGGTACTTTAGGCATCATTACAGAGCTGACCTTAAAGATCATTCCTTCTCCAAAAGCAAGCGCTTCCCTGATCGTACCATTTGAAGATCTGAAAACAGCACTTGAAACCGTGCCAAAATTAAAAATGTCTTCCTTAAATCCTCAGGCCATCGAATTTATGGAGCGTGAAATCGTACTGGCTTCTGAACGCCATACCGGACGTTCCGTTTTCCCACAGGAAATGGGTGGACAGCCAGTTGGTGCTTATCTTCTGATCACACTGGATTCTGACAGTGAAGACCAGTTATATACACTTCTTGAACAAGCGGCAGAATTAGTATTAGATGCCGGAGCTATGGACGTTTTAGTAGCTGACAGCCCTGCAAAAATGCGTGATGCCTGGGCTGCCCGTTCTGCCTTTCTGGAAGTTATTATGGAAGAAACAAAACTTCTTGATGAATGCGACGTTGTAGTTCCTGTTACCAAGATCGCCTCTTATCTTGAATTTGTAAATAAGGCCGGTGAAGAATGTGGTCTGGTGATCCGTTCCTTTGGTCACGCCGGTGACGGAAACCTGCATATTTACGAGTGCTCTAATGACCTTACTGAAGAGGAATTTAAAAAGCGCGTAGACAAGTTCTTTGATATTATCTATAAAGAAGCTTGTGCACAGGGCGGACTGGTATCCGGCGAACATGGTATCGGCTCCGGTAAGATTCAGTACCTGATAGACTCCATTGGCGAGACCAATATGGCCCTTATGGAAGGCATTAAACGTGTATTTGATCCGAAAATGATCTTAAATCCAGGCAAAGTATGCTACCGCCTATAA